A section of the Microbacterium sp. MM2322 genome encodes:
- a CDS encoding SDR family oxidoreductase, translating into MSDVFDLTGRLALVTGSSRGLGQSLAVGLADAGARVVIHGRDGEAVGRSADAIAERTGIRPETTLFDVTDAAAVEASIGELTERVGTPDILVNNAGIQRRAPFAEFPVADWDAVISSNLSSAFYVSRFVAPGMIARGSGKIINIASVQSLLGRQTIAPYAASKGGVAQLSRGMAADLARHGIQVNTLSPGYFATEMNAALVADADFSDWVAQRTPAGRWGDVEELRGPLVFLASAASNFVNGQNLFVDGGMTAVV; encoded by the coding sequence TTGTCTGACGTCTTCGACCTCACCGGACGCCTGGCTCTCGTGACGGGGTCGTCGCGAGGACTCGGCCAGAGCCTCGCGGTCGGCCTCGCCGACGCGGGCGCCCGTGTCGTCATCCACGGCCGCGACGGTGAGGCGGTCGGACGCAGCGCTGACGCGATCGCCGAGCGCACCGGCATCCGTCCCGAGACGACCCTGTTCGACGTCACGGATGCCGCGGCTGTCGAAGCCTCGATCGGCGAGCTGACCGAGCGGGTCGGGACCCCCGACATCCTGGTCAACAACGCCGGCATCCAGCGACGCGCGCCGTTCGCGGAGTTCCCGGTCGCGGACTGGGATGCCGTCATCTCGAGCAACCTGTCGAGCGCGTTCTACGTGTCGCGCTTCGTGGCCCCCGGCATGATCGCCCGGGGCTCGGGCAAGATCATCAACATCGCCTCGGTGCAGTCGCTGCTCGGACGGCAGACCATCGCTCCCTACGCCGCGAGTAAGGGCGGCGTCGCCCAGCTCAGTCGCGGGATGGCAGCGGATCTGGCGCGCCACGGCATCCAGGTCAACACGCTGTCACCGGGATACTTCGCCACCGAGATGAACGCGGCGCTCGTCGCCGACGCGGACTTTTCGGACTGGGTCGCTCAGCGCACCCCGGCCGGCCGCTGGGGCGATGTCGAGGAGCTGCGCGGACCGCTCGTCTTCCTGGCGTCGGCGGCGAGCAACTTCGTGAACGGCCAGAACCTGTTCGTCGACGGCGGCATGACCGCGGTCGTCTGA
- a CDS encoding class I SAM-dependent methyltransferase — protein sequence MTGASDWQQYYSAAAGRPPRRHLITALDHVSRVGTAIDLGAGDGVDSRFLLDQGWQVVAVDATPGLRERIAAGGDVVPRLDARDTSFADVHELPDADLVLASYSLPFARETEFAHIWELIIAALRPGGVFAGQLFGHRDDWAARDDVLTHSAGQVADLLADWDVVELIEREKDGPSGRGPKHWHVFDIIARRR from the coding sequence ATGACGGGGGCGAGCGACTGGCAGCAGTACTACTCCGCCGCGGCTGGACGCCCGCCGCGGCGGCACCTGATCACGGCTCTCGATCACGTGAGCCGCGTGGGGACGGCGATCGACCTCGGCGCCGGGGACGGTGTGGATTCGCGATTCTTGCTCGATCAGGGTTGGCAAGTCGTGGCCGTCGATGCGACGCCCGGCCTGCGTGAGCGCATCGCGGCAGGCGGCGACGTAGTACCCCGGCTTGATGCGCGTGATACGTCGTTCGCGGACGTCCACGAGCTGCCGGATGCCGACCTCGTCCTCGCGAGCTACTCGCTGCCGTTCGCGCGCGAGACCGAGTTCGCCCACATCTGGGAGCTGATCATCGCGGCTCTCCGCCCGGGTGGCGTCTTTGCAGGTCAACTGTTCGGACACCGCGACGACTGGGCTGCACGCGACGACGTGCTCACACACTCGGCCGGCCAGGTGGCCGATCTGCTCGCGGACTGGGACGTCGTCGAACTCATCGAACGCGAGAAGGACGGCCCATCGGGTCGAGGTCCGAAGCACTGGCACGTCTTCGACATCATCGCCCGTCGTCGCTGA
- a CDS encoding GntP family permease, with protein MDEWTQTLGAVPLLLIAAGAVALILLLIIKVRMHAFLVLVLVSLLTALATGIPVGSVAKVLVDSFSSTVGTVALLVGFGAMLGALVESSGGARVLAEKMVSIFGEKRAAIALSVASLLMGFPMFFDAGLVVMLPVIFAVARRIGGKHMLLYGISAAAAFSVMHVFVPPHPGPITASETYGANLGIVLLIGLVVAVPTWYLSGYLWARFIDRRIPLAIPRLFGEDVEPTNPPKAGTVIGVIAIPLVLILLNTGSAALVSAGTIDGSAVWVQALGLIGTSQVALLIAVLVALIVLGTRRGVGGSALEKIVESSLGPICSVVLITGAGGMFGGVLRASGIGDALSDSLASLGVPVIFAAYLIALLLRVAQGSATVALVTAAGLISPAVLSGGFNPLQVACIVLATAAGSVFAGHVNDSGFWLVGRLMGMDVKTTLKTWTVQQAIESVVGFVFVLIIFGAVSLV; from the coding sequence ATGGATGAGTGGACTCAAACACTCGGAGCGGTACCGCTCCTTCTGATCGCAGCCGGAGCAGTCGCGCTGATCCTGCTGCTCATCATCAAGGTCCGCATGCACGCGTTCCTGGTGCTGGTGCTGGTCTCGCTGCTGACCGCGCTGGCCACCGGCATCCCTGTCGGAAGCGTCGCGAAGGTCCTCGTCGACAGTTTCAGTTCGACCGTGGGCACGGTCGCTCTCCTCGTCGGTTTCGGAGCGATGCTCGGTGCCCTCGTCGAAAGCTCGGGCGGTGCCCGCGTGCTCGCCGAGAAGATGGTCTCGATCTTCGGTGAGAAGCGCGCCGCGATCGCCCTCAGCGTCGCGTCGCTCCTCATGGGCTTCCCGATGTTCTTCGACGCCGGCCTCGTCGTCATGCTGCCGGTCATCTTCGCGGTGGCACGCCGCATCGGCGGCAAGCACATGCTGCTCTACGGCATCTCGGCCGCTGCCGCCTTCTCCGTCATGCACGTGTTCGTGCCGCCGCACCCCGGCCCCATCACCGCGAGCGAGACCTACGGGGCGAACCTCGGGATTGTGCTGCTCATCGGTCTCGTCGTCGCCGTCCCCACCTGGTACCTCAGCGGCTACCTGTGGGCGCGCTTCATCGATCGCCGGATCCCCCTCGCCATCCCGCGCCTGTTCGGCGAGGACGTCGAGCCGACGAACCCGCCCAAGGCCGGCACGGTCATCGGCGTCATCGCGATCCCGCTCGTCCTGATCCTCCTCAACACGGGCTCTGCCGCGCTCGTCTCGGCCGGCACGATCGACGGGTCGGCCGTCTGGGTGCAGGCGCTCGGCCTCATCGGAACCAGCCAGGTGGCTCTCCTGATCGCCGTGCTCGTCGCCCTCATCGTCCTCGGCACCCGTCGTGGCGTCGGCGGTAGCGCGCTGGAGAAGATCGTCGAGTCCTCGCTCGGGCCCATCTGCTCGGTCGTGCTCATCACCGGCGCCGGCGGCATGTTCGGCGGCGTCCTGCGCGCCTCGGGTATCGGCGACGCACTCTCCGACTCGCTCGCCTCGCTCGGCGTGCCGGTCATCTTCGCCGCGTACCTCATCGCGCTCCTCCTCCGCGTCGCGCAGGGCTCGGCCACGGTCGCCCTCGTCACCGCCGCCGGGCTCATCTCGCCAGCCGTCCTGTCGGGCGGGTTCAACCCGCTGCAGGTCGCCTGCATCGTCCTCGCCACTGCGGCGGGCTCGGTGTTCGCGGGCCATGTGAACGACTCCGGCTTCTGGCTCGTCGGCCGCCTCATGGGCATGGACGTCAAGACGACTCTCAAGACCTGGACGGTGCAGCAGGCGATCGAATCCGTCGTCGGCTTCGTCTTCGTGCTCATCATCTTCGGGGCGGTGTCGCTTGTCTGA
- a CDS encoding zinc-binding dehydrogenase codes for MDAVVIGGKLDLTVADHPVPVPDAGQVRVRVGYVGICGSDLHYYSEGANGAFVVTEPLIPGHELSGWVDLDPDGRFAPGTPVTVHPARFGPEGSTPVAPHLRPGGSYLGSAATTPHTQGAMSEYLVVDAGMIRTLPADLPVRRAVLAEPLAVALHGASRAGSLDGARVLVCGAGPIGLLAVVAAQEAGAARVEITDLLAAPLERARTLGADAVWRVGEDEIPSDAYDVVLECSGAAPAVSSAIAAVRRRGTVVQIGMLPNQPVGINIAPLISKEATITGAFRFLDEIDDAIDVLRRRPEIESVITHTFGPADAIEAFETARRPADSSKVIVAMTDAEVAS; via the coding sequence ATGGATGCAGTCGTCATCGGCGGCAAGCTCGATCTCACCGTCGCGGACCATCCCGTCCCTGTCCCCGATGCGGGACAGGTGCGGGTCCGCGTCGGGTACGTCGGGATCTGCGGGTCGGATCTCCACTACTACTCCGAGGGTGCCAACGGCGCGTTCGTCGTCACGGAGCCGTTGATCCCGGGGCACGAGCTCTCGGGGTGGGTTGACCTCGACCCCGACGGTCGCTTCGCCCCCGGCACGCCGGTGACGGTGCACCCGGCCCGGTTCGGCCCCGAAGGATCGACCCCGGTCGCACCGCACCTGCGTCCCGGCGGCAGCTACCTCGGCAGCGCGGCCACGACCCCGCACACGCAGGGCGCCATGAGCGAGTACCTGGTGGTGGATGCCGGCATGATCCGCACCTTGCCCGCCGACCTCCCCGTGCGCCGGGCCGTCCTCGCCGAGCCGCTTGCCGTCGCCCTCCACGGCGCCAGCCGCGCCGGCTCGCTAGACGGCGCGCGCGTGCTCGTCTGCGGTGCCGGCCCGATCGGGCTGCTCGCCGTCGTCGCCGCTCAGGAAGCCGGGGCGGCGCGCGTCGAGATCACCGACCTGCTGGCCGCACCGCTCGAGCGTGCCCGCACGCTCGGCGCCGACGCCGTGTGGCGGGTGGGCGAGGACGAGATCCCGTCCGACGCGTACGACGTCGTCCTCGAGTGCTCGGGGGCGGCACCGGCCGTGTCGTCGGCGATCGCCGCCGTCCGCCGCCGGGGCACGGTGGTCCAGATCGGGATGCTGCCGAACCAGCCGGTCGGCATCAACATCGCCCCGCTCATCTCGAAGGAGGCGACGATCACCGGCGCCTTCCGTTTCCTCGACGAGATCGACGACGCGATCGACGTCCTCCGGCGGCGCCCCGAGATCGAGTCGGTCATCACCCACACCTTCGGCCCCGCCGACGCGATCGAGGCGTTCGAGACGGCCCGCCGCCCCGCCGACAGCAGCAAGGTCATCGTCGCGATGACGGATGCCGAGGTGGCATCGTGA
- a CDS encoding NmrA family NAD(P)-binding protein encodes MTTTVLVAGATGDLGSRISRELLQHDVRLRVLTRPGSSAASDRFGDDPHVEIIAARYSDRDALVGAASGADVVVSALSGIRPVIVDAQRALLAAAVTAGVPRFLPSDYSADYRRLTPGTNRNLELRREFAGDLDAAPIQATSVLNGMFTELLAGQAPMILRDRKRVLFWSSADQILDFTTKDDTARVVALVALDADAPRVVEVAGDRLSARQVADLATELAGDTFKLQWAGTTGTLSAMAAVGRRLSRDAEETFPAWQGMQYFVSMFSGEGELRHVDNDRYGPHSWTTARDILALWLAHAGAPTA; translated from the coding sequence GTGACCACCACCGTTCTCGTCGCCGGCGCTACCGGCGATCTCGGCAGCCGCATCTCCCGCGAACTGCTCCAGCATGACGTCCGTCTCCGAGTCCTCACCCGCCCCGGCAGTTCGGCCGCCAGCGATCGCTTCGGCGACGACCCGCACGTCGAGATTATTGCCGCGCGCTACTCGGACCGTGACGCTCTCGTGGGCGCGGCATCCGGTGCGGACGTCGTCGTCTCGGCACTCAGCGGCATCCGCCCGGTCATCGTCGACGCGCAGCGTGCGCTCCTCGCCGCGGCCGTCACGGCCGGGGTGCCACGCTTTCTCCCATCGGATTACTCGGCCGACTACCGGCGGCTCACGCCGGGGACCAACCGCAACCTCGAACTGCGGCGCGAGTTCGCCGGCGACCTCGACGCGGCCCCGATCCAGGCGACCTCGGTCCTGAACGGAATGTTCACCGAGCTGCTCGCCGGCCAGGCGCCGATGATCCTCCGCGACCGTAAGCGCGTGCTGTTCTGGTCGTCGGCGGATCAGATCCTCGACTTCACGACGAAGGACGACACCGCGAGGGTCGTCGCCCTGGTCGCGCTCGACGCCGACGCCCCGCGGGTCGTCGAAGTCGCCGGTGACCGACTGTCCGCGCGCCAGGTGGCGGACCTCGCCACCGAGCTCGCCGGCGACACGTTCAAGCTGCAGTGGGCGGGCACGACCGGAACGCTGTCGGCCATGGCCGCGGTGGGTCGACGCCTGTCGCGGGATGCCGAGGAGACCTTCCCCGCCTGGCAGGGCATGCAGTACTTCGTGAGCATGTTCAGCGGCGAGGGCGAGCTGCGCCACGTCGACAACGATCGCTACGGCCCGCACTCGTGGACCACGGCCCGCGACATCCTCGCCCTCTGGCTCGCCCATGCGGGGGCGCCCACGGCCTGA
- a CDS encoding gluconokinase, whose translation MSAAPRIVVMGPSGSGKTAVGAALAVDLGVDFVDADDLHPAANVEKMEAGHPLDDDDRAPWLDIVGQTLADAPGLVVACSALARRYRERIRAAAPDVRFVELVVSPEELDRRMRSRQHFMPPALLASQLATLEHLGDDEPGIAVENVGRILEVARRARIALDNV comes from the coding sequence GTGAGCGCGGCACCCCGCATCGTCGTCATGGGACCGAGCGGGTCGGGCAAAACCGCCGTCGGAGCCGCCCTCGCCGTCGACCTCGGTGTGGACTTCGTCGACGCCGACGACCTGCACCCCGCAGCCAACGTCGAGAAGATGGAGGCGGGCCACCCCCTCGACGACGACGATCGCGCGCCCTGGCTCGACATCGTCGGGCAGACCCTCGCCGACGCACCGGGGCTCGTCGTCGCATGCTCCGCGCTGGCGCGCCGGTACCGCGAGCGCATCCGTGCCGCCGCCCCCGACGTGCGGTTCGTCGAACTCGTCGTGTCGCCCGAGGAGCTGGACCGGCGGATGCGGTCGCGTCAGCACTTCATGCCGCCGGCGCTCCTCGCCTCGCAGCTCGCCACACTCGAGCACCTCGGCGACGATGAGCCGGGGATCGCGGTCGAGAACGTGGGACGCATCCTCGAGGTCGCGCGCCGCGCGCGCATCGCGCTGGACAACGTCTAG